The nucleotide window TTTCTTGCTGCTTCATTTCCTCTAATACTGCTTCAACAACTCGTTGTACTTCCTGCTCCCACATGTCTGTGCTTGCTGTTAGCTTAGCTGTTTCAACGTAAATTGGATGCGCATTCGTCTTTTCCATTAAATAATGTAGCTGATTGGCACTATTTGCCGTTACGCTACCGACCGTTACAAGTATTTTTTTATTGGATAATGCCTGGCTAAAATATGCTCTTGAAAAAGCTGCTGTTAGTGGCCCTGGGTCACATGGAATCATTTTCTGTTCCTTCAATGCTGCCATTGCATTGGCAATTACTTCAATATCTTCGTTTGTTACAGCATCTACAACGACAATGCGAGTACCTGCCTGTATTTGTTGCTTGAAAGCTCGTGCAACCTCTTGCTCGCCTGCTAGTACAACTTCCAAGCCGATATGTGCAACATGATATTCGCTTTGTCCTTGTACAATCGCAGGGACATAGGATTTTGTTAATGGAGCGACAGGGTCCCTTGCTACATCTGTCGATTGTAAAGGTACACCATTCACTAATAAATACCCACCTGAAACGACGCGATCTGAATCGGGAAATGATGGTACAACAACGGCTATTGCGGTTTCGCCCAGTTTATTTAATATTGTATCGATTTCGATGCCAATATTGCCACGCACTGTACTATCAATTCGTTTACAAACAACTTCCACTCCCCAAGCAGATAAATTATCTAGCACTTTAGCAACTCTCATTTGCGCAACATCGCTTTTCGCATAGCGACTATCTGTATCTACACATACCGAGGCTTGTGCAGCAGTTGGGGCTTGATTGTAATGCACCATTGTCGATGTTTGAAATCCCGATTTTGTCAATCTAACACCTGTTGCATTTGCACCCGTTAAATCATCTGCAATCACACCTATTTTCATAGCTCATCGCCTCCCTCCGCAATAATGACACGACATGTTTCTCTTAATTTTTCAATATAGTGTGTAGGCACACCATCATCCGTAATAATGCCATCTATTTGAGATAAATCGCATACTTTAGCAAGTGATTTTTGATCAAATTTGCTTGAATCTGCTACGAGCAATGTGGTTTCTGCACACTCAATCATCAATTGCTTCATGGAAGCCTTTTCAAATGTTGGCGCTGTGCTTCCTGCCTCCATGTGCACAGCATGAGAGCCAAGGAAAAATTGATCGACATGAATATTTTTTAATATTTGCTCTGTCAATGGTCCAAAAATTGCTCCTGTATTATTTTGTAATTCACCACCAGTGACAATCACTTTAATGTCTGAATCCATTAATTCAACAGCAATGCGAATATCATTTGTTAAAACAGTTAAATGCCGCTTGTCCTTTAATCGTTTAGCAATTTCTAAATTTGTTGTGCCTGAATCAAGTAAAATCGTCGAATGATCTTTTATATATTGCACAGCGGTTTGGGCAATTTTCCTTTTTTGATAGCTGTGCTTCGTTTCCTTAATTTGAAACGAAACTTCATTTACAAGCGGCTGATTTAATACCGCCCCACCATGTGTACGGATAATTTTTTCTTCCGCCTCTAAAATATTTAAATCTCTGCGAATCGTCATCGCTGAAACATTTAACGTTTCTACTAACTTCTCAATTTCTATTTTTTCATTTATCGTAAGCTGTTCTAAAATAAGCTCTCTTCGATCTTTTGGTTGCATAAAAGCACTCCTTCCGATAATTTCGAACAACTAATAATCATATTATGTTCGTTTTTAACATGAAAAGCAATCATTTTTTGTTCGTTTCAAACAAAAAATTCAATTATTAAAGAAAAAAGTGTAGGAGAAGTAGATGATTCCTACTTTCCTACACTGCTCTTTAACGCTCGTAATATTTAATTAAGGCTTGTGTGCCTTTTTCTCCATAGCCTTCTGTTAATAAAATATCATACATGCTTTTTGCTAGCTTTAAACCTGGCAATTGTAAA belongs to Lysinibacillus louembei and includes:
- a CDS encoding four-carbon acid sugar kinase family protein, yielding MKIGVIADDLTGANATGVRLTKSGFQTSTMVHYNQAPTAAQASVCVDTDSRYAKSDVAQMRVAKVLDNLSAWGVEVVCKRIDSTVRGNIGIEIDTILNKLGETAIAVVVPSFPDSDRVVSGGYLLVNGVPLQSTDVARDPVAPLTKSYVPAIVQGQSEYHVAHIGLEVVLAGEQEVARAFKQQIQAGTRIVVVDAVTNEDIEVIANAMAALKEQKMIPCDPGPLTAAFSRAYFSQALSNKKILVTVGSVTANSANQLHYLMEKTNAHPIYVETAKLTASTDMWEQEVQRVVEAVLEEMKQQEILIITTYIPGSEPLDLKEIAEQQNMKQEFLAKRIADGLGKITRLVIEQSEFEIGGCFSSGGDVTASICSLGHVEGIKLHDEIQPLVAYGEFIGGYFDGIPLVTKGGMAGDKKAIYTSVRHLMMMAANGHQNKIEEE
- a CDS encoding DeoR/GlpR family DNA-binding transcription regulator; the encoded protein is MQPKDRRELILEQLTINEKIEIEKLVETLNVSAMTIRRDLNILEAEEKIIRTHGGAVLNQPLVNEVSFQIKETKHSYQKRKIAQTAVQYIKDHSTILLDSGTTNLEIAKRLKDKRHLTVLTNDIRIAVELMDSDIKVIVTGGELQNNTGAIFGPLTEQILKNIHVDQFFLGSHAVHMEAGSTAPTFEKASMKQLMIECAETTLLVADSSKFDQKSLAKVCDLSQIDGIITDDGVPTHYIEKLRETCRVIIAEGGDEL